The proteins below are encoded in one region of Pan paniscus chromosome 4, NHGRI_mPanPan1-v2.0_pri, whole genome shotgun sequence:
- the LOC103783402 gene encoding uncharacterized protein LOC103783402 → MPVVPATPEAEARESLENRLNWEAKVAVSRDHTTGVQWLHLCSLQPLPPGFKRFSCLSLLSSWDCRYTLPFPANVFCIFSRDGVSAGWSDWSRTPDLVIHTPRPPQSVGITGMSTAPGQPRRCLKQAEAYYIFCTVIFFFSLSLADIEGCIIIFLQICYRVFEEVLYLFLFLSSSVFYTITRLNLNVIIF, encoded by the coding sequence atgcctgtagtcccagctactccagaggctgaggcaagagaatcgcttgagaatcgcttgaactgggaggcgaaggttgcagtaagccgagatcacaccactggagtgcagtggctccatctctgctcactgcaacctctgcctcctgggttcaagcgattctcctgcctcagcctcctgagtagttgggattgcaggtacacactaccattcccagctaatgttttttgtatttttagtagagacggggtttcagcaggttggtcagactggtctcgaactcctgacctcgtgatccacacgcctcggcctccccaaagtgttgggattacaggcatgagcactgcgcccggccaacctaGGCGATGTCTCAAACAAGCAGAAGCCTACTATATATTTTgcactgtaattttctttttttccctgtctCTTGCAGATATTGAGGGATGCATAATAATTTTCTTACAGATCTGTTACAGGGTCTTTGAGGAAGTACTATATTTATTCCTCTTTTTATCTTCCTCAGTATTTTACACAATTACTAGATTGAATTTGAATGTGATAATATTTTGA